The following are from one region of the Elgaria multicarinata webbii isolate HBS135686 ecotype San Diego chromosome 13, rElgMul1.1.pri, whole genome shotgun sequence genome:
- the STMN1 gene encoding stathmin — translation MASSDIQVKELEKRASGQAFELILGPPSKEAVPEFPLSPPKKKDLSLEEIQRKLEAAEERRKSHEAEVLKQLAEKREHEKEVLQKAIEENNNFSKMAEEKLTSKMEANKENREAQMAAKLERLREKEKHIEEVRKNKEGGKEPGENESD, via the exons ATGGCTTCTTCTG ACATTCAGGTTAAAGAACTAGAAAAACGTGCTTCTGGGCAGGCATTTGAGTTGATACTTGGTCCTCCTTCAAAAGAAGCTGTTCCAGagtttcctctttctcctccaaagAAAAAGGATCTCTCACTGGAAGAAATTCAAAGGAAGCTAGAAGCTGCAGAAGAAAGGCGTAAG tcccatgaagctgaggtgTTGAAGCAACTAGCTGAGAAACGAGAGCATGAAAAAGAGGTGCTGCAGAAGGCAATTGAAGAGAATAACAACTTCAGCAAAATGGCAGAGGAAAAGTTGACCAGCAAAATGGAAGCTaacaaagagaacagagaagCTCAAATGGCCGCTAAACTGGAGCGCTTGAGAGAGAAA GAGAAGCATATTGAAGAAGTACGGAAGAACAAAGAAGGAGGCAAAGAACCTGGTGAGAATGAAAGCGACTGA